The Tolypothrix sp. NIES-4075 DNA segment AAAGAAATTTTCCTGAATATTTCTTGCACTCGCTTTTCAAGTTGCAAACGAAAGTGATTTTCTTGACGAAACTTAACTTCAGTTAATCGCTCGATTGCGTCTTGGGTAGCTGCGATCCGTCGTTGTGCTAATGTTTGCTTATCTTCATTCAGTTTTTGTTTAGCAACTTGCTTATTCAAGCCTTCAATTTCACCTTTCAGATTAGCAATTTGCTGTTGATTTGCACCTTGTTCTAACGTCAACTCTCTAATTTTTTCTTCAATTTCATCTAACCGCTTTTGTAAACTGCGAATTTCTTCACTTGGGTCTTTTCGCAAGCGCTCTTGAATAGTATCTAACTCACCTTCAATTTGAGATATAGTTTGCCTCAACTGATTAATTCTGGCTTGTTCTTTATCAACTTCTTCCCAAAACGCGACTGCTTGGTTGTCAATTTCATCTACTTGAGCGCTCATGCGGAAAGCTGTTTCTTCTATCGCTGAAGAACCAGCTTTATCGAGCATTTTTTTTACATTTTCGTGTCGATGAGTTCCATCGTGTAATTCTGCACCACAAATACAGCGTTTAGAGTTGAGTAAGTCGGTAACAAACTCCCGCGAAATCCCCGCAGTTAATTCCCCACGCTGCTTTAAATCTTCAACAATAGTACGAAATTCTATTGTAGTTGACCATAGCAACACAGTATAACCGCGTGTAGAAATAACTCTTTTCAGTGCTTCTCTGGTTTTTTTGAGATTATCTTGGTTTGCTTTTTTTTGGTTTTCTAACTCTTGCCGTCTTTCTTGAATTTCTTTAGCAGCGCTGAGTTCTCGCAAACGGCTACTTGTCTCTTTTTTAAAGGTTTCTTGATATTCTAATTCTTGTTTTATTTCCGTTTGTCGCTTGGTGATGCGCTCAATTTCGCGCTCTAGCTTTTCTTGCTGTCTTAAAAGCTGTTTCGTTTGGGAATTACCGATGAGTTTTAATTCATTATCTAAAGTTTTCTTTGCTTCTCCCAAATGCTTGATAGAACGATTTATTACTTCTACCCCCAAAAGCATCTTTGTCGCTTCCGCGATTTCCGCTTTTTTATCAGAACGCACTATTTGCTCAATCCGTTCGCCATCGAAGAAGAAATATTGATGTAAATTACTTGGTAAAATTTGATTGATGATATCTTCTGGTTGTTGGAGTGGAAAATACCAGCGTCCATCATCTCCAGATACTTGCATTAATAATTCTGTCTTCCCAACATCAATATCAGTTGCATTTTTATAAACTCGACACTGACGTTTGACGTTGTAGCGTTTGCTGTCATGTTCCCAACCGATTTCTACCCAACATTCTACAGCTTGCCCGATTTCAGCTTCTGCGATCGCTCGCTTATTAACTAACTGCTCAACGGATGCAAATGCTGCACTAAATTTCTCATACAGCACCCATGTAAATCCATTCAGCAGACTGGTTTTTCCCGCACCATTATTCCCGTGAATAATTGTTGTGTTATCATCCTCACCAACTGCTAAGATGATTTCTGGTGTTTTGCCATAAAAAGAGCGAAAGTTACACAGCTTGATTGAAGTCAGCTTCATTGCACAACTTCCTTCACTATTTTTAATATATCATCATTAATATGGCTGAGACTTTTCTTATCCAGTCTGCTTTTTTCTAAATGCCATACCTGCTCAATAATTTTCTGCACTTCCGGTGGAGCATTGATAATTGGCTCCTGAACTTCATCGATATTCGGCTCTTTTGTCATTTCGGTTTGAAAATAAATTTTTATTCTCTATTTTAACCGTCTCTACTCCTGTAGACACAACCTAAAAGCTACTTTTATCCTTATCTTTATTTTCAGGCAAAAAAATAGTAAATTAGCAATTATTTGTCAAAAATCGCTTTCTTTTTCAACTGTTTCCTGATATTATTAAATATAACTAAATAAGTTTCATGATAATGGAGTGGTGACTGTTTTAAAAATTTTGCTAACATCCCATTATACTAAAATCAATCTCATATTTATTATCATCTCATATTTACCCCTGTTTTTATCGTTTTTTTTCTTTTATTTATAAAAATTTATTTTCCCAAATTGGTGCAATTAAAGGTTAGATATCCAACAAATCGTATCTCTTTTGTAAAGCGAGTAATTTCATCCTGGCTTCACCTGCATTATCAGCTAAATCAGCAAACTCGACAAAGCGACGCAATTCTTTTCTTAACAAATTGCGCTCAACTTCTAAAGTGTTTCTGTCAAGTTCTGGCGGTAACACAATCATGTCAAATATAGTAGCGCGTTCTTTACCTGGGTGAGGGCGTAAAACTCTCCCTCTTCGCTGGATAAATTGGCGGGGATTTCCCGAACTTGCCAAAATTACAGCAGTTTGAATTGCGGGAATATCGACTCCTTCATCTAAGCAGCGAATTGCTACTAAACCTTGCAATTCGCCGCTTTCAAATTGATGGCGCAAAGTTTCCCTTTCTTGTAAAGGCGTTTTTGCGGTGTAGGTGCTGACACGATACCCCAGTTCTCCTCCTAATATTTTGGCAACTGCTTTGAGTTGGTGTAGCGAAGAACGTCCCTCTTCTTGTGCGCCATCACTACAATAAAAAAGAGTGTGAGTAGTTTCGCGACGAGTTAGCATTAATTCGCGCAAGGCGTTTAATTTGTTTTCTGCCGCACCAATTAATCTTGCCCGTTGCATTAACAAAGGTTTTAAATCTTCGTTGCCTTCAAAGTCCCCTACATCTAAATTTTCTCGTTCTCGATATAATAAAGCTCGCCCAATTCTTTTAGTTAATTTTAAATAAGCAATACTTTCTACTTCTGTTAACTCTACCAAGATGGGATGATACAAATAATGTACTAACGCCCCTTGAGAAATTGCATTCCTTAAAGTGAATTCTGGTTGAAGAACGGCACCAAAGTAATTAAATAAAGATTGAGTGCCATCATCATCAAAATATCTTTCTGGTGTCGCAGAAAGAGCGAGTCGTAAACCCACGCGGCGTGGTAAACTTTCTTCCAACTTAGGTGCGCCTAAGTTATGTGCTTCGTCACCAATAATCAAAGTCTTTTCAGGAAAGTACTTGAGTTGAGATTGAAAGCCATCGCCAATTAATGTGGAATTGGTAGTAACAACCGTGAGAAACGATTGCGAACCAGAACGCACGTTATAAAGTTGGGTAGAAAGTTGACTTTGCCACGTTCGTAAATCTTCAAAGGCTAAAATGGGCTGCAAGTTGAATTTTTCACATTCTCGCGCCCATTGGGTGACAAGATGACGAAAGGGACACACCACAAGTATTGCTTGCAAGTTAATTTGTTTGTATAACTCGCAAGCGATCGCCAATGCTGTAATCGTCTTACCACTACCAGTAGCCATCTTCAGCGTACCTCTGCCGTTGTTGGCAAACCAAGACTCAACAGCTTGTCGTTGATATTGCCGTAATTGCAGATATTGCGGCATTCTGGGGCATCCTGGTAGTTTATGAGTTTGATAATTGCCCTTACTTTCGCCGGCAAATGGTTTTTTCAGCTTGAAAGTGGGCAATTTCTCAACTCGTGGCGTCAGGTACATATAAACAGCGATGACTAAAATGGTGATGAAACGAGAATTGGTTTGAACGTTGTTAGTAGTTAGTAGTTAGTTGTTTTATAAACCACTAACTACTATCCACTAACTACTATCCACGCTCCCACTACCCATATATCAGTTGTAACCTCGCCAGACACCGATAAGGGTACCTTGCACCTCTACTTGTACTGCGGATACTTCGATAGGGTTGTATTTGGGATTTGCAGGTTTGAGGGTGACGCGATCGCCATTTCTGTAAAATCGCTTCAATGTCGTACCGTGTCCTTCGACTCTGGCGGCGACAATAATACCATTTTTCAGATGATCTGGTTCTGGTACGGGACGCAGAAATACCACATCTCCATCGACAATCGAATCTTCAACCATACTATCGCCAGCTACCCGCAAAGCATATGTGTGCGGAGGTAACGACAAATTACCCAAATCCAGATGTTCCACAGCATCCGTAAACGGTTCGATTAAACCGCCGGCAGCGATTGTACCTAAAATTGGTACACCTGGTTTTTGCGGACGCAAAATCCGAATTGTTCGCGCCTTACCTTCACTCCATTCAATATGTCCCTTGGCGCGTAAATGTTCCAAGCGGCTTTGAATGGGTGCAGGTGATTTCAGGTTCATCGCTTGCATCATTTGCCTAATTGAAGGCGAATGCTGGTGCGATCGGATGTATTCCGCCAGCCATTCGTAAAGTTCTTGTTGAGCTTCTGTTAGTCTTTCCATAAATTAGTAGGGAGACAAAGTACAAATGTCTCTAGAACATTAGTACTACAAAAAAACCCCTAATGGTAAGGTAAAAGTAAAAAGTTAAAAGGAAAAACAGAAGAAATAGTAATTTTTACCTTTTACCTTTTACCTTGTTTCCTCTGCCCCTAAGATACTTGCAAGTAAAGCTTTTTGAGCGTGCATCCGATTTTCTGCCTGATCCCAAACTCGTGAGTGAGAGCCTTCAATTACAGATTCAGTAATTTCTTCACCGCGATGAGCTGGTAAACAGTGTAAAACAATTGCGTCGCGGTTGGCAAGACTTAATAGCAGATCGTTGATTTGGTAGGATTGGAAAATTGGTAGCCTCGCGCCGGCTTCTGCTTCTTGCCCCATACTTGCCCAAACATCAGTATAAAGTACAGAAGCTCCCTTTACTGCGGCTTCTGGGTCATTAGTTAAGATAACTTCAGTTTTGTTGTTGGCTATTGCGCGTGCTTTTTCGGTGATGGCTGCATTTGGCTCATAGCCAACTGGCGTGGCAATTCTTACATTCATCCCTACCAAAGCACAGCCTAGCATCAGAGAATTGGCGACATTATTACCATCGCCCACATAAGTTAAGGTTAAGCCAGCTAGAGTACCAAAACATTCTTGAATCGTCATTAAATCTGCCAATACCTGACAGGGATGCCCTAAATCGGTAAGCGCATTAATTACGGGAATTTTGGCATAATGGGCAAAAATTTCCAAATCTTGCTGTGCGAAGGTGCGAATTGCCAAAATATCCAAATATCGATCCAACACCCGCGCTGTATCTTCTATCGGTTCCCCGCGACTCACTTGGGTGACATTCGGGTTAAGATCAATCACCTGTCCACCCAGTTGATACATCGCCACTGTAAAACTGACTCGTGTGCGAGTTGAAGCTTTGGAAAACAACAACCCCAGCACTTTAGGACAATGCAACTTTAGCCGTTGTGATTTCAACTCAGTTGCCAAAAGCAAGAGTTCTTGAACTTCGGTTGCACTCAAGTCCGCCAAGCTTAATAAATCTCGTCCGATCAACGCTGCCATTGTTGTGATCTGTAAAGAACAATTATGTCTTGCTTGTTCGCTTCGCGCGTGCCGTATTAATAAAATACCACTTTAAAACCTTACCAGATATTTTGGTGTTCAGCCTGGGATTTCAGATATGAATCTTCATTACTCCCTACTCACAATTTTTTCGATTTGTTTGCACGAAGAAAGCAGCCTTCAATAAATCATTTACAGGCGGAAAAATCATATTTTCTTTTTTTGCACTCTTACTTGTGCAAAAAGCTTCCTTATGCTACGATATGAAATTGGTATGATGTGTAAAAAGAAAAAATTTTTGCGCTCGTCCAGAGTTAGCGCTTCGCCAGCATAGCACAGTGGTAGTGCATCCGACTTGTAATCGGAAGGTCGTCGGTTCAAATCCGACTGCTGGCTTTGTCTGTGGAATCGTTTTATAAGAAAGTAGGTTGAAAACCCCGTGCAATCATACGACGGGGACGGCGGCTAAAATGTCGGACGCAGGTTCCGACATCGCCGCCTCATGAAAACCACTTTAAGGCAGGTTTTAAGATGCCAATCACTTTTTTTCGGAATAATCTTAGAAAATAGTGTATAATTACTGAGCAATTTTTTAATCAATACAAGTCTTAATTAAATCTTCCACATCGGCGACTGGTAAGATTTTTGTATTCAGTTGGCTAGCTACCTCCTCAATACTCATATCATCTAAAAATATCAATTCACCATGTTTGAGCATAACTTTTGGTAGCAAAATTCCTTCTCCTAAATCTTGCCCTTGTAAGTTTAAAAGCAAATCATGACCAGTTAGCAACCCGGTAACGCTGATACTCTGTCCCCAATAATCGCTGTTCAAAGCACGCATATTTACTTCTAAATTCTCTACAGCATTCAATTGCTGTAAAATGGGTTGAAATGCTTTTTCAACTGCATTGCCAACTACCCAAGTCAATTTTCGCGCTTTCGATATTTTTTG contains these protein-coding regions:
- a CDS encoding AAA family ATPase, with translation MKLTSIKLCNFRSFYGKTPEIILAVGEDDNTTIIHGNNGAGKTSLLNGFTWVLYEKFSAAFASVEQLVNKRAIAEAEIGQAVECWVEIGWEHDSKRYNVKRQCRVYKNATDIDVGKTELLMQVSGDDGRWYFPLQQPEDIINQILPSNLHQYFFFDGERIEQIVRSDKKAEIAEATKMLLGVEVINRSIKHLGEAKKTLDNELKLIGNSQTKQLLRQQEKLEREIERITKRQTEIKQELEYQETFKKETSSRLRELSAAKEIQERRQELENQKKANQDNLKKTREALKRVISTRGYTVLLWSTTIEFRTIVEDLKQRGELTAGISREFVTDLLNSKRCICGAELHDGTHRHENVKKMLDKAGSSAIEETAFRMSAQVDEIDNQAVAFWEEVDKEQARINQLRQTISQIEGELDTIQERLRKDPSEEIRSLQKRLDEIEEKIRELTLEQGANQQQIANLKGEIEGLNKQVAKQKLNEDKQTLAQRRIAATQDAIERLTEVKFRQENHFRLQLEKRVQEIFRKISFTPYIPKISDKYELTLVENTTGIEALVAASTGENQILSLSFIGSIIDKVREWSERKMLMMPDSNTFPIVMDSPFGSLDNKYRRQIANTIPQLANQLIVLVTQTQWRGEVEEEMGKRIGREYVLTYYSSKPDCEQDYIELGGERYALIRQSPNEFEYTEIVEVKRGG
- a CDS encoding DNA phosphorothioation system restriction enzyme, whose translation is MYLTPRVEKLPTFKLKKPFAGESKGNYQTHKLPGCPRMPQYLQLRQYQRQAVESWFANNGRGTLKMATGSGKTITALAIACELYKQINLQAILVVCPFRHLVTQWARECEKFNLQPILAFEDLRTWQSQLSTQLYNVRSGSQSFLTVVTTNSTLIGDGFQSQLKYFPEKTLIIGDEAHNLGAPKLEESLPRRVGLRLALSATPERYFDDDGTQSLFNYFGAVLQPEFTLRNAISQGALVHYLYHPILVELTEVESIAYLKLTKRIGRALLYRERENLDVGDFEGNEDLKPLLMQRARLIGAAENKLNALRELMLTRRETTHTLFYCSDGAQEEGRSSLHQLKAVAKILGGELGYRVSTYTAKTPLQERETLRHQFESGELQGLVAIRCLDEGVDIPAIQTAVILASSGNPRQFIQRRGRVLRPHPGKERATIFDMIVLPPELDRNTLEVERNLLRKELRRFVEFADLADNAGEARMKLLALQKRYDLLDI
- the lexA gene encoding transcriptional repressor LexA is translated as MERLTEAQQELYEWLAEYIRSHQHSPSIRQMMQAMNLKSPAPIQSRLEHLRAKGHIEWSEGKARTIRILRPQKPGVPILGTIAAGGLIEPFTDAVEHLDLGNLSLPPHTYALRVAGDSMVEDSIVDGDVVFLRPVPEPDHLKNGIIVAARVEGHGTTLKRFYRNGDRVTLKPANPKYNPIEVSAVQVEVQGTLIGVWRGYN
- the argF gene encoding ornithine carbamoyltransferase, which translates into the protein MAALIGRDLLSLADLSATEVQELLLLATELKSQRLKLHCPKVLGLLFSKASTRTRVSFTVAMYQLGGQVIDLNPNVTQVSRGEPIEDTARVLDRYLDILAIRTFAQQDLEIFAHYAKIPVINALTDLGHPCQVLADLMTIQECFGTLAGLTLTYVGDGNNVANSLMLGCALVGMNVRIATPVGYEPNAAITEKARAIANNKTEVILTNDPEAAVKGASVLYTDVWASMGQEAEAGARLPIFQSYQINDLLLSLANRDAIVLHCLPAHRGEEITESVIEGSHSRVWDQAENRMHAQKALLASILGAEETR